The Canis lupus dingo isolate Sandy chromosome 26, ASM325472v2, whole genome shotgun sequence genome has a segment encoding these proteins:
- the ARPC3 gene encoding actin-related protein 2/3 complex subunit 3 isoform X3, producing the protein MPAYHSSLMDPDTKLIGNMALLPIRSQFKGPAPRETKDTDIVDEAIYYFKANVFFKNYEIKNEADRTLIYITLYISECLKKLQKCNSKSQGEKEMYTLGITNFPIPGEPGFPLNAIYAKPANKQEDEVMRAYLQQLRQETGLRLCEKVFDPQNDKPSKWWTCFVKRQFMNKSLSGPGQ; encoded by the exons ATGCCG GCTTACCACTCTTCTCTCATGGACCCTGACACCAAACTCATTGGAAACATGGCATTGTTGCCTATCAGAAGTCAATTCAAAGGACCCGCCCCTAGAGAGA CAAAAGATACAGATATTGTGGATGAAGCCATTTATTACTTCAAGGCCAATGTCTTCTTCAAAAACTATGAGATTAAG aaTGAAGCCGATAGAACCTTGATATATATAACACTCTACATTTCTGAGTGTCTAAAGAAACTCCAAAAG tgtaattcCAAAAGCCaaggtgaaaaagaaatgtatacacTGGGAATCACTAATTTCCCCATTCCTGGAGAGCCTGGTTTTCCACTTAATGCAATTTATGCCAAACCTGCAAACAAACAGGAAGATG AGGTGATGAGGGCCTACTTACAGCAGCTGAGACAAGAGACTGGACTGAGACTTTGTGAGAAAGTTTTTGACCCTCAGAATGATAAGCCAAGCAAG TGGTGGACTTGCTTTGTGAAGAGACAGTTCATGAACAAGAGTCTTTCAGGACCTGGACAGTGA
- the ARPC3 gene encoding actin-related protein 2/3 complex subunit 3 isoform X4, with product MAYHSSLMDPDTKLIGNMALLPIRSQFKGPAPRETKDTDIVDEAIYYFKANVFFKNYEIKNEADRTLIYITLYISECLKKLQKCNSKSQGEKEMYTLGITNFPIPGEPGFPLNAIYAKPANKQEDEVMRAYLQQLRQETGLRLCEKVFDPQNDKPSKWWTCFVKRQFMNKSLSGPGQ from the exons ATG GCTTACCACTCTTCTCTCATGGACCCTGACACCAAACTCATTGGAAACATGGCATTGTTGCCTATCAGAAGTCAATTCAAAGGACCCGCCCCTAGAGAGA CAAAAGATACAGATATTGTGGATGAAGCCATTTATTACTTCAAGGCCAATGTCTTCTTCAAAAACTATGAGATTAAG aaTGAAGCCGATAGAACCTTGATATATATAACACTCTACATTTCTGAGTGTCTAAAGAAACTCCAAAAG tgtaattcCAAAAGCCaaggtgaaaaagaaatgtatacacTGGGAATCACTAATTTCCCCATTCCTGGAGAGCCTGGTTTTCCACTTAATGCAATTTATGCCAAACCTGCAAACAAACAGGAAGATG AGGTGATGAGGGCCTACTTACAGCAGCTGAGACAAGAGACTGGACTGAGACTTTGTGAGAAAGTTTTTGACCCTCAGAATGATAAGCCAAGCAAG TGGTGGACTTGCTTTGTGAAGAGACAGTTCATGAACAAGAGTCTTTCAGGACCTGGACAGTGA
- the FAM216A gene encoding protein FAM216A isoform X2 has protein sequence MPGQCPVPDWTACGSSADPTAVAGTEGGGGGSAGHSYYHNSKDGIKDEHKVNTHIARLQELWKTPQIQAIHIPKSMTDASFLKHPDLTTGQKHYLCSIAKIYNANYLRTLMKRQYMYVIQHSSQKPGILTHHRSRLSSRYSQKQHYPCTTWRHQLERVDSGPSNTAVARAPEMILQHSLWRPVRNREGLKTGYVSKTRCKSLKIFRKPSRLFMQSVSTNDSESYMNEEKKEEDLLNKCMQSMSIEEQGEHLM, from the exons ATGCCCGGCCAGTGTCCGGTGCCCGACTGGACGGCATGCGGCTCTTCCGCGGACCCAACCGCAGTGGCCGGGACCGAGGGTGGCGGCGGCGG ATCAGCTGGACATTCTTATTATCACAATTCCAAAG ATGGAATCAAAGATGAACACAAAGTGAACACACACATAGCCAGGCTGCAAGAATTGTGGAAAACTCCTCAAATTCAAGCAATTCACATCCCTAAATCAATGACAGATGCGTCCTTTCTAAAG CATCCAGACCTCACGACAGGCCAGAAGCATTACCTGTGCAGCATTGCTAAGATCTACAATGCCAACTATCTGCGGACGTTAATGAAGAGGCAGTACATGTATGTGATCCAGCACAGCTCACAAAAGCCAG GTATCCTCACTCATCACAGGAGCCGCCTCAGTTCTCGCTACTCACAGAAGCAGCATTACCCCTGTACCACATGGCGACACCAACTGGAGAGAGTGGACTCGGGGCCTTCTAACACTGCAGTGGCACGTGCACCTGAAATGATCCTACAGCATTCCCTTTGGCGACCAGTGAGAAACAGAGAAGG TTTAAAAACTGGATATGTATCTAAAACAAGATGTAAATCACTGAAGATTTTTAGAAAACCAAGCAGACTGTTCATGCAATCAG tttctacaaATGATTCTGAATCATacatgaatgaagaaaaaaaggaagaagatttaCTAAATAAATGTATGCAGTCAATGTCAATTGAAGAACAAGGAGAACATCTGATGTGA
- the FAM216A gene encoding protein FAM216A isoform X1: protein MPGQCPVPDWTACGSSADPTAVAGTEGGGGGSAGHSYYHNSKGIDGIKDEHKVNTHIARLQELWKTPQIQAIHIPKSMTDASFLKHPDLTTGQKHYLCSIAKIYNANYLRTLMKRQYMYVIQHSSQKPGILTHHRSRLSSRYSQKQHYPCTTWRHQLERVDSGPSNTAVARAPEMILQHSLWRPVRNREGLKTGYVSKTRCKSLKIFRKPSRLFMQSVSTNDSESYMNEEKKEEDLLNKCMQSMSIEEQGEHLM, encoded by the exons ATGCCCGGCCAGTGTCCGGTGCCCGACTGGACGGCATGCGGCTCTTCCGCGGACCCAACCGCAGTGGCCGGGACCGAGGGTGGCGGCGGCGG ATCAGCTGGACATTCTTATTATCACAATTCCAAAGGTATTG ATGGAATCAAAGATGAACACAAAGTGAACACACACATAGCCAGGCTGCAAGAATTGTGGAAAACTCCTCAAATTCAAGCAATTCACATCCCTAAATCAATGACAGATGCGTCCTTTCTAAAG CATCCAGACCTCACGACAGGCCAGAAGCATTACCTGTGCAGCATTGCTAAGATCTACAATGCCAACTATCTGCGGACGTTAATGAAGAGGCAGTACATGTATGTGATCCAGCACAGCTCACAAAAGCCAG GTATCCTCACTCATCACAGGAGCCGCCTCAGTTCTCGCTACTCACAGAAGCAGCATTACCCCTGTACCACATGGCGACACCAACTGGAGAGAGTGGACTCGGGGCCTTCTAACACTGCAGTGGCACGTGCACCTGAAATGATCCTACAGCATTCCCTTTGGCGACCAGTGAGAAACAGAGAAGG TTTAAAAACTGGATATGTATCTAAAACAAGATGTAAATCACTGAAGATTTTTAGAAAACCAAGCAGACTGTTCATGCAATCAG tttctacaaATGATTCTGAATCATacatgaatgaagaaaaaaaggaagaagatttaCTAAATAAATGTATGCAGTCAATGTCAATTGAAGAACAAGGAGAACATCTGATGTGA
- the ARPC3 gene encoding actin-related protein 2/3 complex subunit 3 isoform X2: MHGTHNPYSVLGRPLAPLRPCAAAAASGGTARPEVPRPPLPLSFRLTSAYPARAAGQEAPSSIPSLVWLETRSPPRCRLTTLLSWTLTPNSLETWHCCLSEVNSKDPPLERNEADRTLIYITLYISECLKKLQKCNSKSQGEKEMYTLGITNFPIPGEPGFPLNAIYAKPANKQEDGGEWNH, from the exons ATGCACGGCACTCACAATCCCTACTCAGTGCTCGGGCGCCCTCTGGCGCCCCTTCGTCCCTGCGCAGCCGCAGCAGCTTCCGGCGGGACCGCGAGACCGGAAGTGCCgcgtcctcccctccccctctccttccggCTCACTTCCGCCTACCCCGCCCGGGCCGCCGGACAGGAAGCGCCGAGCTCTATCCCCAGCCTCGTCTGGCTAGAAACCCGGTCGCCGCCAAGATGCCG GCTTACCACTCTTCTCTCATGGACCCTGACACCAAACTCATTGGAAACATGGCATTGTTGCCTATCAGAAGTCAATTCAAAGGACCCGCCCCTAGAGAGA aaTGAAGCCGATAGAACCTTGATATATATAACACTCTACATTTCTGAGTGTCTAAAGAAACTCCAAAAG tgtaattcCAAAAGCCaaggtgaaaaagaaatgtatacacTGGGAATCACTAATTTCCCCATTCCTGGAGAGCCTGGTTTTCCACTTAATGCAATTTATGCCAAACCTGCAAACAAACAGGAAGATG GTGGAGAGTGGAACCATTAG
- the GPN3 gene encoding GPN-loop GTPase 3 isoform X2, producing the protein MVQHCEALNRSVQVVNLDPAAEHFNYSVMADIRELIEVDDVMEDDSLRFGPNGGLVFCMEYFANNFDWLENCLGHVEDDYILFDCPGQIELYTHLPVMKQLVQQLEQWEFRVCGVFLVDSQFMVESFKFISGILAALSAMISLEIPQVNIMTKMDLLSKKAKKEIEKFLDPDMYSLLDDSASDLRSKKFKKLTKAICGLIDDYSMVRFLPYDQSDEESMNIVLQHIDFAIQYGEDLEFKEPKEHEDESSSMFDEYFQGHQNE; encoded by the exons ATGGTCCAACACTGTGAAGCCCTCAATCGGTCTGTCCAAGTTGTGAACCTAGATCCTGCAGCAGAACACTTCAACTACTCCGTGATGGCTG ATATTCGGGAACTGATTGAGGTGGATGATGTCATGGAGGATGACTCTCTCCGCTTTGGTCCCAATGGAGGATTGGTATTTTGCATGGAGTACTTTGCCAATAATTTTGACTGGCTAGAGAACTGCCTTGGCCATGTAGAGGATGACTACATCCTTTTTGACTGTCCAG GTCAGATTGAGTTGTATACGCACCTGCCTGTGATGAAACAGCTGGTCCAACAGCTGGAACAGTGGGAGTTCCGAGTCTGTGGAGTTTTTCTTGTTGATTCTCAGTTCATGGTGGAGTCGTTCAAG TTTATTTCTGGCATCTTGGCAGCCCTGAGTGCTATGATCTCCCTAGAAATTCCACAAGTTAACATCATGACAAAAATGGATCTGCTTAGCAAGAAAgccaaaaaggaaattgaaaa atttttagaCCCAGACATGTATTCTTTATTAGACGATTCTGCAAGTGACTTAAGAagcaaaaaattcaaaaaattgaCTAAAGCTATATGTGGACTG ATTGATGACTATAGCATGGTTCGATTTTTGCCTTATGATCAGTCAGATGAAGAAAGCATGAATATTGTGTTACAGCATATTGATTTTGCCATTCAGTATGGAGAAGACTTAGAATTCAAAGAACCAAAG GAACATGAAGATGAATCTTCTTCTATGTTTGATGAATATTTTCAAGGACaccaaaatgaatga
- the GPN3 gene encoding GPN-loop GTPase 3 isoform X1 — translation MPRYAQLVMGPAGSGKSTYCATMVQHCEALNRSVQVVNLDPAAEHFNYSVMADIRELIEVDDVMEDDSLRFGPNGGLVFCMEYFANNFDWLENCLGHVEDDYILFDCPGQIELYTHLPVMKQLVQQLEQWEFRVCGVFLVDSQFMVESFKFISGILAALSAMISLEIPQVNIMTKMDLLSKKAKKEIEKFLDPDMYSLLDDSASDLRSKKFKKLTKAICGLIDDYSMVRFLPYDQSDEESMNIVLQHIDFAIQYGEDLEFKEPKEHEDESSSMFDEYFQGHQNE, via the exons ATGCCTCGGTACGCGCAGCTGGTCATGGGCCCGGCAGGAAGCGGGAAG AGCACCTACTGTGCCACTATGGTCCAACACTGTGAAGCCCTCAATCGGTCTGTCCAAGTTGTGAACCTAGATCCTGCAGCAGAACACTTCAACTACTCCGTGATGGCTG ATATTCGGGAACTGATTGAGGTGGATGATGTCATGGAGGATGACTCTCTCCGCTTTGGTCCCAATGGAGGATTGGTATTTTGCATGGAGTACTTTGCCAATAATTTTGACTGGCTAGAGAACTGCCTTGGCCATGTAGAGGATGACTACATCCTTTTTGACTGTCCAG GTCAGATTGAGTTGTATACGCACCTGCCTGTGATGAAACAGCTGGTCCAACAGCTGGAACAGTGGGAGTTCCGAGTCTGTGGAGTTTTTCTTGTTGATTCTCAGTTCATGGTGGAGTCGTTCAAG TTTATTTCTGGCATCTTGGCAGCCCTGAGTGCTATGATCTCCCTAGAAATTCCACAAGTTAACATCATGACAAAAATGGATCTGCTTAGCAAGAAAgccaaaaaggaaattgaaaa atttttagaCCCAGACATGTATTCTTTATTAGACGATTCTGCAAGTGACTTAAGAagcaaaaaattcaaaaaattgaCTAAAGCTATATGTGGACTG ATTGATGACTATAGCATGGTTCGATTTTTGCCTTATGATCAGTCAGATGAAGAAAGCATGAATATTGTGTTACAGCATATTGATTTTGCCATTCAGTATGGAGAAGACTTAGAATTCAAAGAACCAAAG GAACATGAAGATGAATCTTCTTCTATGTTTGATGAATATTTTCAAGGACaccaaaatgaatga
- the ARPC3 gene encoding actin-related protein 2/3 complex subunit 3 isoform X1, whose translation MAYHSSLMDPDTKLIGNMALLPIRSQFKGPAPRETHVLCLHPPLRSCLAKDTDIVDEAIYYFKANVFFKNYEIKNEADRTLIYITLYISECLKKLQKCNSKSQGEKEMYTLGITNFPIPGEPGFPLNAIYAKPANKQEDEVMRAYLQQLRQETGLRLCEKVFDPQNDKPSKWWTCFVKRQFMNKSLSGPGQ comes from the exons ATG GCTTACCACTCTTCTCTCATGGACCCTGACACCAAACTCATTGGAAACATGGCATTGTTGCCTATCAGAAGTCAATTCAAAGGACCCGCCCCTAGAGAGA CTCATGttctctgcctccacccccctCTTCGGTCCTGTTTAGCAAAAGATACAGATATTGTGGATGAAGCCATTTATTACTTCAAGGCCAATGTCTTCTTCAAAAACTATGAGATTAAG aaTGAAGCCGATAGAACCTTGATATATATAACACTCTACATTTCTGAGTGTCTAAAGAAACTCCAAAAG tgtaattcCAAAAGCCaaggtgaaaaagaaatgtatacacTGGGAATCACTAATTTCCCCATTCCTGGAGAGCCTGGTTTTCCACTTAATGCAATTTATGCCAAACCTGCAAACAAACAGGAAGATG AGGTGATGAGGGCCTACTTACAGCAGCTGAGACAAGAGACTGGACTGAGACTTTGTGAGAAAGTTTTTGACCCTCAGAATGATAAGCCAAGCAAG TGGTGGACTTGCTTTGTGAAGAGACAGTTCATGAACAAGAGTCTTTCAGGACCTGGACAGTGA